The window CCATAAGCCGTCAGAGCTCAAGTCGCAGGGGGAGTGCGGCTTGAGCTCTGAGGTTTATGCGGTGAAAAGTCCGCACAAATTAAATTTCTTGGGAGGCTTGAATGCCAGAAGGAAGGAATGGTGCGCCCAGAGAGATTCGAACTCCCGACCTGTTGATTCGTAGTCAACCGCTCTATCCAGCTGAGCTATAGGCGCATATCGGTTCGTTCCCGAACCTTCTTCAGAGTAACAAGAAACCGGGGTCCCGGCAAGCTCCAGCGGCTACGCTTTGGGAGCAGCCACAGGAGCAGCTTCCGCAGGCGGCGGAGGCAATACCGGCAATTCCTCAATGAGTTGCAGCCCGGAGCGGCGAACCAATTGAGTTACCGTGGCTGCATTCAAGCGCGTGGCATCATATTCAACGAGCAGAGTGCTGGCCGCGCGGTCGAAAGACAATCGGCGAATGCCGTAGACTTCACGCGCATTTGCGAGCGCAAAGAGTTCCGGCTCACTCGGCTGGCCGCTGTAGCGAAAGAGGATGTCTACGTTAGTCATGACTTGATAATACCAATTTCCTTCCAATCAGTTTAGGACTCACAGAGTCTTCAGGAAACGCAGGATTTCCGGGTCGTTCCAATTGGTTGCGCCAATAAATCTGCGCCGAATTCTGCCCTGGCGGTCAATCACGAAAGTCTCCGGCCATCCTGTCGTTCCGTACTTTGTAGCAGCGGTCTGCTGCGGGTCTCTGACGGTAATGAAATTGACCTGCCGCTGAATTAGAAACCGCCGATAAGCACCCTCATCCTCATCGATGCTGACCGCAAGGATCGGATAATCCGGATGATCGCGATGAAACTGCTGCAACGAAGGCAGCTCAACGATGCACGGCGCACACCAGCTCGCCCAGAAGTTGAGCAGAACCACCCGGCCGCGATAGTCCGCGAGATGGATGGAAGTCTTGCCGTCCGCAACGGAGAAATCCGGAGCAGGTATGCCAATCTCAGAAGGGTGACTACCGCGGTCGCAGCCGAACGCCGTCAAAGCAAGCATCAGGCAGATCAAAGCTGGAACACGCGGCTTGAGATTCCTTATACCCACATCCCTATAATACGGAGCGGGAGTCGTACACACCATGCCCAACGCAACAGAGGAAGCTCAGTCCGATGCACACCAGCATCAACCAGCCGAGATGGAGCTTACTGTCATTGTTCCCGCGCGGAACGAAGAGGATTGTCTTGGAGCCTGCCTCGAATCACTCGTCGCTCAGTCGAATGAATTCTTCGCCCTGGGACGCGACTGGGAACTGCTCGTTGTCGACGATGGCTCGACGGACCGCACACGCGCCATCGCTGCAGGCTTCGCCGGAGTAACCGTTCTTGACCCGGCAAAGCTCGAACGTGGCTGGACCGGCAAAGCCAACGCCTGCTGGACTGCAGCACAACGCGCTCGCGGCCAGTGGCTCCTGTTTACAGACGCCGACACGATCCACGAAGCGGGCAACCTGCGGCGGGCGATGCATGAGGCGGAGAAGCACCGTGTTGGAGTGCTTTCGTATTCGCCGAAGCAGCTTGTATCGGGTCTTTGGCAGCGAGCGCTGATGCCGCTCGTTTTCAGTGAGCTTGCGCTGGCCTACCCGCCAGAGAAAGTCTCCAATCCCGAACTACGCATTGCAGCCGCTAATGGACAATTCCTGCTGGTGAAGCGCGAGGCATACCGCACGCTGGGAGGCCACGCCGCAGTCAAAGGCGAGATCCTCGAAGACGTGGAACTCGCCTTCCTGGCCAAGCGGCGCAAAGTTGGCTTGCGCTTTCGCTATGCGGCAGACGCCCTATCGACGCGCATGTACCGCAATGTGAGCGCCATGATCGAGGGATGGACCAAGAACCTCGCGCTGCTCTTTGGCAATACGCTGATCCTGGCTGCGTGGCGTGTCCTGGATATCTTCCTGCTGATCGGCCTGCCGCTCCTGGCCTGGCGCTTCTGGAACTACGGCGTCCGGGAGGTCCCGTGGTTCACTGCCGGATGGCTGTTGACCCTGGTGTGGCTGCGAAATCTGTGGCGCTTTTACGCCCGGGTCGCAAAATCCAATTTCCCGGCCATCGATTGCCTCGTTTCTCCGCTCGCCCTGCCTCTGTTTATCGTTTTGCTCTATCGGAGCTGGTTCCAAAACACGGTTTTGCATCGCGTGAGCTGGAAGGGCCGCATCTATCCGGCTTGAGGCTCTATCCTGTAACTTCCGCCGGAAAATGTGTCCTGTTCTGTTCACTGTGGCAATTTTCCTGTTGCATTGCTGAAACCCGGCAAACACGGCGGCATCTTATTCACAGGTAAACCTGCGCATGATCCTGCTGACACGACGGGCGACTTTTTCGGCCTCCCACTACTATTGGAATCCTTCCTGGTCCGAGCAGCAGAATGAAGCCGTCTTTGGCCGCTGCGCCAACCGCAACGGGCACGGCCACAACTACACCTTGGAAGTCACGGTCACAGGCACGGTAGACCCCGTGACCGGATTTGTCGTCGATCTGAAATGGCTCAAGGATGTTATAGAGGAACAGGTTATCAGCGTTTACGATCATCGCCACCTGAACCTCGAAGTTCCCGAATTCGCTGACTCTATTCCGACCACGGAAAACATCGCAATCGCCGTCTGGAATCGGCTGGAAGTGCCTGTTGCTGAGGCAGGTGGCGCGATGCTGAGCCGCGTTCGCGTCTATGAAACGAATGACATCTTCGCTGAATATCGCGGAGAAAAGGGTGAGACGCGGATATGAAGGCTTATTTCACCCGCGCTTACACGATCAGCGCCAGTCATCGGCTGCACACCGGCGCGCTCTCCGCCGAAAAGAACCTGACAGTGTTTGGTAAGTGCAACAACCCACACGGACATGGCCACAATTACCGAATCGAAGTTACGGTCGGCGGAGAAATTGACCCGGCGACTGGCATGGTCATCAACATGGCGACACTCGATGCTGCGGTGTCCAAAACCGTGATTGCCCGCTTCGACCACATGAATCTGAATCTCGATCCCCTCTTCGCAGAGAAGGTATCGACAACCGAGAATCTATGCATCGCAATCTTTAACCTTCTCCGCACAGCCCTGAAACCGGCCATACTGGAGAAGATCCGCATCGAAGAAACGGAAAACAACTTTTTTGAATACTCTGAAAGTTGAAATGATCCATCCGTTCTTCCTGAATCAAGATCCGCTCCGCCGGGATCAGAAGCGGAGAAGGATTCAACTCCAAAGCGGCACACACGAATCAAAATCAGTGGTTTGAATTCGAAGTACAGACAAGGACACGTGAATGGCGCACCCGGTGGTGGTAACGAAGACCTCTAAGTCAGCAGTCGCTCTGCAGGAAACCGACCCAGGACTGGGCGGTTACTCAACCCAGGAACTCTACCGCGAGTTATTGAGCCGCTTCCACGAGGATCCTGACCGCGACGGTCTGCTTGCAACTCCGGGCCGGGTCGAAAAAGCCATGAACTTTCTGACCAAGGGCTACAACCAGAACCCGACCCAGATTCTGCGTGGCGCGCTTTTCGACGTGGACTACGACGAGATGGTCATCGTCAAGGATATCGAGCTGTATTCCCTCTGCGAGCACCACATGCTTCCCTTCTTCGGACGCGCGCACGTGGCCTATATCCCCAACGGTAAAATCATTGGTCTGAGCAAGATACCGCGACTGGTCGAGGTTTTCTCGCGCCGTTTGCAGGTGCAGGAGCGAATTACGCGGCAGATCGCGGACGCAATCCAGGAAGCCATCGAGCCCCGCGGCGTCGGCGTTGTCATTGAGGCGCGGCACATGTGCATGATGATGCGCGGAGTGGAAAAGCAGCAATCCACGACTGTGACATCCGCCATGGTCGGGTGCTTCCGCGAGCAGCAGACGCGGGCGGAGTTCCTCTCGCTCGTCCGCCAGCCGGGAAGCGGCAGCCTCTAAAGTCTCGCAGGATTCATAGCACCCCAGGTTTCGGGTGACAAATACAGGCATGCCTTACGGCCATTGCATGAATATGCAACAAATCCCGGAATAAGGTCCTGCTAAACCAGTGCAGCCCATCCATTTCCAGTGTTTTGCCTCACTGCGCAGAATTACGCCTGGCCAGCGCATACTGGAAGTGGAGTTGGAAGCGTCTGCATCCTTCGTAGCATTCCCGGTTACCCCAGTTATTCACTGCTCCACCGCTGATCAGCGTCAATTCGCAGCAAAAAAGTGCGCAAAAGTAGCGTAAAACCGACGAAAATCGCGCCATAAATCAATGCTAAGTCGCTCAATAAGTTGAAGATACGCGGCAAAATGAGTACCCCCGGGGGGGGGGCATACTCCTTTTGTTCGCTTTTAGGCATTCAATGCCGTAATTTCCGATGTACGGAACGGCCGCAGCCCGCGCAATTGGAGCCGTTAAACTTAAAGGAATGAATGGGCTTCTGGTAGTTGATAAACCGGGCGGAATGACCTCGCATGACGTTGTGAGCCGCATACGTCGATTGACTGGAGAACAGTCGGTCGGGCATTTAGGTACTTTGGACCCCATGGCGACCGGCGTACTTCCCCTGCTGCTGGGTAAGTACACCCGCCTGGCGCAGTTTTTCTCGACAGCCGACAAGACGTATACGGGAACCATCCGTTTCGGTTTCGCGACCGATACATACGACGCCGAAGGCATGCCGCAGGAACCGCTAATCAATCCCAACCTGACGCTCGACCAGGTGCGTCGCGCCGCCGCGCCATTTCGCGGCGAAATCGAGCAGATGCCGCCCGCATTTTCAGCGAAGAAGATCGGCGGAAAGCCGGCTTACAAACTAGCCCGCGAGGGCAAACCGGTCGAATTAAAGCCGAAGACGATTCACATACATCGGTTCAGCATTGATGAATTGATCGGCGACAGTGCCAGCTTCCAGATGAAGGTAAGCGCAGGCGGTTACGTGCGCTCGGTAGCGCATGAACTCGGACAGGCGCTGGGTTGCGGCGCGCATCTCAGCAGTCTGCGGCGCACGCAAGCCGGAGTCTTCACGCTCGACCAGGCTCATACACTGGAAGCTCTCGCGGGGCCGGGTCCGGAATTGGGGTCGAGAATCGAAGAGTCGTTCCTTCATCCCCGGACGCTGCTCCCAGAGATGCCCTGCGTCTCAGGCGACGCCATTGCACTGGGAAAACTGCGCAATGGCGGACAGGCAAATCTGGCGGAGTTTTCCGATGCGGGAGTCGTCAAGGTTTTCGACGGGCAGAAAGAGCTTGTGGCAGTCGCCAGACGCGTCGCAGGCACGCTCTTTCAGCCGCTGATGGTTCTTGGATAGCGGAAACCTAGTAAAGCCGGAAGCGAACTTCCACGCTGACCATAACAGGAACCGGCTTACCTGTCTTCTGATCAATTGCCGGCTTGAACTTGTACTTCTGCACCGCTTCCACGGCCTTTTCGTCCAGGCCCATGCCGAGTGTCCGGGTCACATGAACATTTTGAGGATTGCCATTTGCATCCACGATCAGGGTCACGACAACCGTGCCCTCATACTTGGCGCGGCGAGCCTCGTCGGAGAACTCGGCCTCCGGCTGGAAGATCGGCCTGGGAGCAGTAACACCGTCGCCAACGCGGCGCAAACCGCCGCCAACATTGCCGCCTTCTCCGGGGCCATAGCCATTGCCCGAGCCGCTGCCAAGGCCGCCATTCTTGCCGGTTCCCATACCGCCGCCGGAACCCTGCCCATTGGAAGCGAGAGTAACGTTCGGCGACGAGGTCACGCCGATCAAGGGTAGCGTCGGATTGTCAGGCAGCTTGATGTTCTTCTGCACGTCTATCGCAGGATCGATGGCCAGCTTGGGGTGCTCGATGATAGGAACCTGCGGCTGAAGGAGCGGCTTCGGGTCAATCTTCGGCAGATGACCTTTGATCGGCGGAGCTACGTCATGCGATCCGCCGCCGCCGCCGCCGCCCATCTGCCCAGATTTGGGTGTAATAGGCTTCCAGGGCGATATGTTGGCGTCAATATTGCTCAGGTTCAGCTTCTGGACGGCCTGCGAGACCTGATTGCGAAACGCAAACAGCAGCAGCGCCAGAATCCCGAGGTTCACTCCCGTAGAAATGGCGATTGCCGTCGGGCTGCGCTTGACCGCCATGCGGTCTGGCACCGGGATCGGGGTGCTGGTCAACTCCAGCGGCGGAAGCTTGACCGGAAAGAACAGCTCGTACACATTATCGTAGAGATCGGCCCAGACCGACTTCTCTTCAAACGCCTTCCCCAGGAGGGCGTCCAATTCATGGCCGGATTCAGCGGAGTGGTTCAAATTGGTTCCACGGCCATTCAGCGATCCGGACTTGGCTGCGGTTTCGGCATCGGGCGGGTTAAGAAGATCATTTGCCATAGTTGCTGCCGGTTCTCATCTCCCATAGACGTTCAGGGACGGCTCAGGGTCTCTGAATGGATCAAACCCATTCCAGCCCATTCCAGACATTATGCGGGAACTGCTGCCTCGCTGTCTTGTTCGCTGGTTCAATTCAGCTCAACGGCGCGGTCTTCCGCCAACGAAAAACCTCGCCTACTGTCCCGTCTCTTCTACCAAATGGGCCTCACTGACAATAGACGTTACGCAGCGCCCATAGTTACCGGATTTTCTCAGGCGAGTTGTTTACACTGAAAATTGGATGATTAGCATTTGAATTTGGGAGCAAGAATGTCGGCTGTACCAGAACTCAAGGCAACGTTGACGCTGCCTAAAACTGATTTCCCGATGAAGGCCAACCTACCCCAGAACGAGCCGGAGAGGCTCAAACGCTGGGAATCCCTCGACATTTACACCCAGTTGCGCAAGGCTGCCGCGGGCCGGCCCGCTTATCTGCTCCACGACGGGCCGCCCTACGCCAACGGTCCGCTGCATCTGGGCCACGCTCTGAACAAGGGCCTCAAGGATTTTGTCGTTAAGTCGAAGACGATGGCTGGCTTCGATTCCCCATATGTCCCTGGCTACGATTGCCACGGCCTGCCCATCGAAATCAAGGTAGACGAGCAGCTCGGCCGTAAGAAGCTGGAAATGCCGGCTCCAGCGGTCCTCGATGCCTGCCGCGCTTACGCGCAGAAGTACGTCGACCTGCAAACCTCGCAATTTGAGCGGCTTGGCATCTTCGGACGCTGGCGCGATCCGTACAAGACCATGTCCCGTGACTATGAGGCCAGAACGCTCGAAACCTTCTACGGTTTTTTCGAGAAAGGCTTTGTTTACAGAGGTTTGAAGCCGGTTTACTGGTGTATCAACGACCGAACGGCCCTCGCCGACGCCGAGATCGAATACGAACAGCACACCAGTCCATCCGTATATGTGCGATACCGGCTAACATCCGGTCTGGAAGCGTTGGGTGAAGAAGCCGCCACGGCCCTGGCTGGTCGCGAAGTGTACACAATCATCTGGACGACCACCCCGTGGACCCTGCCTGCATCGATGGCGGTAGCCTTCCATCCGAGTTTCGAATACGTTGCGCTGTCCGCAGGCCAAGAGGCCGACGCCCCGGTCTACATCGTCGCGTCGGAACTGGCCGCGTCGGTCGCGACGGCCTGCAAACTGGGCGAACCCTCTGTTCTGGCAAGATTTCCCGGGGACCGGCTCGACCGCGCGACCTTCCAGCATCCGTTCCTCGACCGCAGCATCCTCGGCGTCAATGCCGACTACGTGACTGCGGATCAGGGTACAGGCGCGGTCCACACCGCTCCATCGCACGGCGCGGACGACTTCTATACTGGCGTCCGCTACGGACTCGACGCCACCACGCGAGTCGACAATGCAGGTGTTATCCATGTAGATACCTCCGCGTGGCACGAAGCGGAATTACCGGCCTTCCACGGCAAAAAAGTCTTCGCCGCCAATCCGCTGATCATTGACCTGCTCCGCGAGCGCGGGGCTTTGATGGGGCACGAAGAGATTCGTCACTCTTATCCACATTGCTGGCGCTGCCACAAGCCGGTTATCTTCCGCGCGACGGAGCAGTGGTTTATTGGCCTGGAAACTCCGGTCCTGCGCGCCGACGGCTCGGATACGACCTTTCGCCAGCTCACCATCGAAGAGATCGGCAAGGTGAACTGGGACCCGGCCTGGGGCCAGGAACGCATCACCAACATGATTGCCACGCGGCCCGACTGGTGCATCAGCCGCCAGCGCATCTGGGGCGTGCCCATCGCCGTCTTCCTTTGTACCGGGTGCAATACGCCGGTGGAAGACGCCGCCCTGAATGCCCGCATCGTCAAGCTTTTTGAAGAACATGGCGCGGAAGCCTGGCACACGACTTCCGTAGCAGACCTGCTCCCTGCCGGAACTGTCTGTAAGAAGTGCGGGTCGACGGAATTCAGAAAAGAAACCGACATCCTCGACGTCTGGTTCGATTCCGGCTCAAGCTGGCACGCCGTGGCTGAAACTGACCGCGACCTGCGCGATATGTACAACCGGCCGGACTCGGACGGTGGCCGGACTGTGCTCTATCTGGAGGGCGGCGACCAACATCGCGGTTGGTTCCATTCCTCGCTGTTGGCTTCGGTGGCGCTACGTGGGCGGGCTCCCTATACAAACGTGGCTACTGCGGGCTGGACGCTCGACGAGCTTGGCCGTGCGATGTCGAAATCGCTGGGTAACGGCGTCGATCCGGTGGAGATTGCCGAAAAGATGGGCGGCGAAATCGTTCGCCTCTGGGTCGCCTCGATCGACTTTCGCGAAGACATGGCGGCCAGCGAAAACCTGATGAAGCGTTGCGCGGAGATCTACCGTAAATTGCGCAATACCTTCAAGTTTCTGCTTGGCAACCTCCACGGCTTCGATCCGGTTGCGCACCAAGTCGCTACAGCAGACCTAGAACCGCTGGACCGCTATATGCTGGCCCGCACGCGGGAACTGACCGAACAGGTTCTGCGCTGGTACGAGGGCTTTGAATTCCATCGCATCTACCACGCAGTCAACGAGTTTGCCATTGCTGACCTGAGCGCCTTCTATCTGGATGTGCTCAAGGACCGGATGTACACCTTCGCTCCCGCGTCCCAGGCACGACGATCCGCGCAGACAGTTTTGTGGAAGATCACCGAAGCGCTGGCGCGTTTATTGGCGCCGATCCTGAGCTTCACAGCCGACGAAGTTTGGGATTATCTGCCCGCTGTCGAAGGCCGTGAGGTGAGCGTTCACCTCGCACTCTTCCCTGCTCCAAAGGACATTTATCCCGACGACCCAACGTCCCTGCTTGCGGAGTGGAAACAGATCTTCTCCGTCCGGGATGCGGCTCTGCTCGTTCTTGAGGAAGCGCGCCAGGAAAAGAGGATTGGCAAGGGGCTGGAAGCTGATTTGGAGATTCAGGCCGGAGGTAGTTTGCTTGAGCTTCTGCGCTCCCATGCGAGCGGACTCAAGGAGATTCTCAATGTCTCTGCCGTCCGTGTCGTCGAAGGTCCTGAATTATCTGTTTCAGCCCTGCCCGCCTCCGGGACAAAATGTAACCGCTGCTGGAATTTCATGCCGGAAGTTGCGAATTATGGACTATGGGAAAGCGTCTGTACGCGCTGCCACGGTGCGCTGAAGATGATGGGCATCGAGTCTCCAGCGGACTCGACAACCGACGGCGAGGTGAGCGCTTGAGCGACAGACAAGCCTCACGCCTCCCTTGGCTGCTGCTGATCTCCGTTGTGGTAATTGCTCTCGATCGCTGGAGCAAAGTCTGGGTCGGGCATCACATTGAACTTGGCCACGCCATTCCGGTGATCCCGAATGTCTTCCGGATTACGCATGTGCTCAATGACGGCGCGGCCTTTTCGCTTTTCGCGGACTCAGCCTCGCCGGAGCACGTGCGATGGGTTCTGATCGGCTTTTCGACTCTCGCTGCGCTGGCCGTACTGATCGCGCTGGTGAAGCTCGGACGAAAGTTCACATTGACAACCGCTGCTCTGGCCTTGGTGCTAGGCGGCGCAATCGGCAACGACTATGACCGCATCCGCTTTGCCTCTGTCGTCGATTTTCTTGAGGTCCACATCGTCCATTACCACTGGCCGGATTTCAATGTCGCGGACTCGGCCATCGTTACCGGCGCATGTCTTCTGTTGCTGGACGCGCTGTTGCCGAAGAAGCAAGCGTAAGAAGCTGGGCAAGCGCACTAACGCTTGCCCCGTGTTCCTGCGCATGTTAACTTCGCCTCAATCATGAATTTTCGAAGTCTGTTTCTCCCCCTCAGTTGCCTCGCCATCTGTGCGTCCCTCGCCTCCGCCGAAACCTCCAAACCTGAGCCAGCTCCGACTGCCGCAATCCTGGCAGGCAAGCTCATTGATGTACGCACCGGAGCGGTGCGCAGTCACGCCTATATCGTTCTTGCGAAAGACAGGATTCTTGCCATATCGGAGACAGCTCCGACCGGAGTGCCGCTAACCGATCTCTCCGCCTACACCGTCTTGCCTGGCCTGATCGACGCCCACGGGCACATCCTCTCGAACCCCACCAGCCAATCCCTGGCCACCGAAGTGCGCACTTCCGCCCCGCAGGCCACGCTTTGGGGCGTATACAACCTGCGGCTCTGGCTCGATCACGGATTTACGGCCGTGCGCGATGCCTGTGAGGGTCCATCCGACTACCCTCAATTTGCACTGCGTGATTCGGTCAATCGTGGGTTGATTCAGGGACCGCGCATCTCGGCCGCCGGCAGTTGCGTTTCCATCACGGGTGGGCACGGCGATGGCGCACCCTTTTCGCCAGACGTCGATCTGCCCCAGCGCGCCAACATTGCCGACACGGTAGATGATGTTGCGCGCGTGGTTCGCCGCGATATCAAGTTCGGCGCAGACTGGATCAAGCTCATGGCGACAGGCGGCGTCATGGACCCGATTTCAGATTTCCATGTACAGGAGTTGAGCGAGGAGCAGATGGCCAAGGCCGTCGAGGTCGCTCACCGTGCA is drawn from Acidicapsa acidisoli and contains these coding sequences:
- the truB gene encoding tRNA pseudouridine(55) synthase TruB, encoding MNGLLVVDKPGGMTSHDVVSRIRRLTGEQSVGHLGTLDPMATGVLPLLLGKYTRLAQFFSTADKTYTGTIRFGFATDTYDAEGMPQEPLINPNLTLDQVRRAAAPFRGEIEQMPPAFSAKKIGGKPAYKLAREGKPVELKPKTIHIHRFSIDELIGDSASFQMKVSAGGYVRSVAHELGQALGCGAHLSSLRRTQAGVFTLDQAHTLEALAGPGPELGSRIEESFLHPRTLLPEMPCVSGDAIALGKLRNGGQANLAEFSDAGVVKVFDGQKELVAVARRVAGTLFQPLMVLG
- the ileS gene encoding isoleucine--tRNA ligase; its protein translation is MSAVPELKATLTLPKTDFPMKANLPQNEPERLKRWESLDIYTQLRKAAAGRPAYLLHDGPPYANGPLHLGHALNKGLKDFVVKSKTMAGFDSPYVPGYDCHGLPIEIKVDEQLGRKKLEMPAPAVLDACRAYAQKYVDLQTSQFERLGIFGRWRDPYKTMSRDYEARTLETFYGFFEKGFVYRGLKPVYWCINDRTALADAEIEYEQHTSPSVYVRYRLTSGLEALGEEAATALAGREVYTIIWTTTPWTLPASMAVAFHPSFEYVALSAGQEADAPVYIVASELAASVATACKLGEPSVLARFPGDRLDRATFQHPFLDRSILGVNADYVTADQGTGAVHTAPSHGADDFYTGVRYGLDATTRVDNAGVIHVDTSAWHEAELPAFHGKKVFAANPLIIDLLRERGALMGHEEIRHSYPHCWRCHKPVIFRATEQWFIGLETPVLRADGSDTTFRQLTIEEIGKVNWDPAWGQERITNMIATRPDWCISRQRIWGVPIAVFLCTGCNTPVEDAALNARIVKLFEEHGAEAWHTTSVADLLPAGTVCKKCGSTEFRKETDILDVWFDSGSSWHAVAETDRDLRDMYNRPDSDGGRTVLYLEGGDQHRGWFHSSLLASVALRGRAPYTNVATAGWTLDELGRAMSKSLGNGVDPVEIAEKMGGEIVRLWVASIDFREDMAASENLMKRCAEIYRKLRNTFKFLLGNLHGFDPVAHQVATADLEPLDRYMLARTRELTEQVLRWYEGFEFHRIYHAVNEFAIADLSAFYLDVLKDRMYTFAPASQARRSAQTVLWKITEALARLLAPILSFTADEVWDYLPAVEGREVSVHLALFPAPKDIYPDDPTSLLAEWKQIFSVRDAALLVLEEARQEKRIGKGLEADLEIQAGGSLLELLRSHASGLKEILNVSAVRVVEGPELSVSALPASGTKCNRCWNFMPEVANYGLWESVCTRCHGALKMMGIESPADSTTDGEVSA
- a CDS encoding metal-dependent hydrolase family protein produces the protein MNFRSLFLPLSCLAICASLASAETSKPEPAPTAAILAGKLIDVRTGAVRSHAYIVLAKDRILAISETAPTGVPLTDLSAYTVLPGLIDAHGHILSNPTSQSLATEVRTSAPQATLWGVYNLRLWLDHGFTAVRDACEGPSDYPQFALRDSVNRGLIQGPRISAAGSCVSITGGHGDGAPFSPDVDLPQRANIADTVDDVARVVRRDIKFGADWIKLMATGGVMDPISDFHVQELSEEQMAKAVEVAHRAGKKVMAHAEGAAGIKAAVRAGVDSIEHGTMLDEEGAQLMEDHGTWLVPTLYCFQHDMETGLSKGRDPDSFAKGQEILAAQGPAFKLALAHHLKIAYGVDDNDVDESVSREFGALVAGGMTTLGALQAATINAATLLGKDNQFGSIEPGHYADIIAVTGDPLADITVMYHVDFVMKGGQILKDPAHPDRNPVPHVQ
- the folE gene encoding GTP cyclohydrolase I FolE, coding for MAHPVVVTKTSKSAVALQETDPGLGGYSTQELYRELLSRFHEDPDRDGLLATPGRVEKAMNFLTKGYNQNPTQILRGALFDVDYDEMVIVKDIELYSLCEHHMLPFFGRAHVAYIPNGKIIGLSKIPRLVEVFSRRLQVQERITRQIADAIQEAIEPRGVGVVIEARHMCMMMRGVEKQQSTTVTSAMVGCFREQQTRAEFLSLVRQPGSGSL
- a CDS encoding TlpA family protein disulfide reductase, which encodes MLALTAFGCDRGSHPSEIGIPAPDFSVADGKTSIHLADYRGRVVLLNFWASWCAPCIVELPSLQQFHRDHPDYPILAVSIDEDEGAYRRFLIQRQVNFITVRDPQQTAATKYGTTGWPETFVIDRQGRIRRRFIGATNWNDPEILRFLKTL
- a CDS encoding 6-carboxytetrahydropterin synthase; the encoded protein is MKAYFTRAYTISASHRLHTGALSAEKNLTVFGKCNNPHGHGHNYRIEVTVGGEIDPATGMVINMATLDAAVSKTVIARFDHMNLNLDPLFAEKVSTTENLCIAIFNLLRTALKPAILEKIRIEETENNFFEYSES
- a CDS encoding glycosyltransferase — protein: MPNATEEAQSDAHQHQPAEMELTVIVPARNEEDCLGACLESLVAQSNEFFALGRDWELLVVDDGSTDRTRAIAAGFAGVTVLDPAKLERGWTGKANACWTAAQRARGQWLLFTDADTIHEAGNLRRAMHEAEKHRVGVLSYSPKQLVSGLWQRALMPLVFSELALAYPPEKVSNPELRIAAANGQFLLVKREAYRTLGGHAAVKGEILEDVELAFLAKRRKVGLRFRYAADALSTRMYRNVSAMIEGWTKNLALLFGNTLILAAWRVLDIFLLIGLPLLAWRFWNYGVREVPWFTAGWLLTLVWLRNLWRFYARVAKSNFPAIDCLVSPLALPLFIVLLYRSWFQNTVLHRVSWKGRIYPA
- a CDS encoding energy transducer TonB; its protein translation is MANDLLNPPDAETAAKSGSLNGRGTNLNHSAESGHELDALLGKAFEEKSVWADLYDNVYELFFPVKLPPLELTSTPIPVPDRMAVKRSPTAIAISTGVNLGILALLLFAFRNQVSQAVQKLNLSNIDANISPWKPITPKSGQMGGGGGGGSHDVAPPIKGHLPKIDPKPLLQPQVPIIEHPKLAIDPAIDVQKNIKLPDNPTLPLIGVTSSPNVTLASNGQGSGGGMGTGKNGGLGSGSGNGYGPGEGGNVGGGLRRVGDGVTAPRPIFQPEAEFSDEARRAKYEGTVVVTLIVDANGNPQNVHVTRTLGMGLDEKAVEAVQKYKFKPAIDQKTGKPVPVMVSVEVRFRLY
- a CDS encoding 6-pyruvoyl trahydropterin synthase family protein produces the protein MILLTRRATFSASHYYWNPSWSEQQNEAVFGRCANRNGHGHNYTLEVTVTGTVDPVTGFVVDLKWLKDVIEEQVISVYDHRHLNLEVPEFADSIPTTENIAIAVWNRLEVPVAEAGGAMLSRVRVYETNDIFAEYRGEKGETRI
- the lspA gene encoding signal peptidase II; translation: MSDRQASRLPWLLLISVVVIALDRWSKVWVGHHIELGHAIPVIPNVFRITHVLNDGAAFSLFADSASPEHVRWVLIGFSTLAALAVLIALVKLGRKFTLTTAALALVLGGAIGNDYDRIRFASVVDFLEVHIVHYHWPDFNVADSAIVTGACLLLLDALLPKKQA